The following proteins are co-located in the Nonlabens ponticola genome:
- a CDS encoding NupC/NupG family nucleoside CNT transporter — MISRKTVCYLSLIAMFLLTLTGQAQTDQVSLNGLWTVERSGTSDDAVTYQGTAIDSVSFTDSSFTYYLASDSTATGNYFLDADQLTFYFVEPAMSASRYTIEELTLDLLVYGNDSDHFGFTRTTAPLAAPTADAADGDFAIDPSKGFGFTFTSFYRGMIGIIFILGLCFLLSSSRRKIDWKLVGTGLGLQILFAVLVLKVPAVAYVFDFASDKVVDFLNVSEAGAEFVFGNLIDTSSSWGYIFAFKVLPTIVFFSAFTSLLYYLGILQKVVYVFAWVMSKTMRLSGSESLAAAANIFIGQTEAPLVVKPYLDKMTKSEILCLMVGGMATIAGGVLAAFIAFLGGDSDAEKIIFTKHLLTASIMSAPAAVIIAKMLFPEVNKDQINRKLDISKEKIGSNILDAVSRGTTDGLKLAVNVGAMLLVFTAIMAVLNWMLGDLIGAPTGLNDLIAENTGGRYQAFSMQYILGNIFAPVAWLIGVPLEDIVAVGQLLGEKTILNEFFAYGSLATLKSTGVLVNYRSIVISTYALCGFANFASIGIQIGGIGVLAPSQRKVLAGFGIKALIGGTCAALLTATIAGMLFG, encoded by the coding sequence ATGATTTCTAGAAAGACTGTTTGTTATCTATCGCTCATCGCGATGTTTTTATTGACACTAACAGGTCAAGCACAAACAGATCAAGTATCACTCAACGGGTTATGGACGGTCGAACGATCAGGAACCAGCGATGATGCAGTGACCTATCAAGGAACTGCCATCGATTCAGTATCGTTTACCGATTCTAGTTTCACTTACTACCTTGCTAGCGATTCTACTGCAACTGGAAACTATTTCCTAGATGCAGATCAATTGACATTCTACTTTGTAGAACCAGCGATGAGTGCTTCTAGATATACAATTGAAGAGTTGACGCTAGACCTACTCGTTTACGGTAACGATTCAGACCACTTCGGTTTTACTAGAACGACCGCACCACTAGCTGCACCAACGGCAGACGCTGCTGATGGCGATTTTGCCATAGATCCTTCCAAAGGTTTCGGATTCACCTTTACGAGTTTCTACCGTGGTATGATAGGAATCATATTTATTCTAGGTCTTTGCTTTTTATTGAGCTCCAGCCGCAGGAAGATCGACTGGAAACTGGTAGGAACTGGATTGGGACTTCAAATCCTGTTTGCCGTGCTCGTATTGAAAGTTCCAGCGGTCGCTTACGTTTTTGATTTTGCGTCAGATAAAGTGGTGGATTTTTTAAATGTTTCAGAAGCTGGAGCTGAGTTTGTTTTTGGAAACTTAATCGATACCTCATCAAGTTGGGGTTATATTTTTGCCTTTAAAGTATTGCCTACCATTGTATTTTTCAGTGCTTTTACCTCATTGCTTTATTATCTAGGTATCCTGCAAAAAGTGGTTTATGTCTTTGCTTGGGTCATGAGTAAAACCATGCGTTTGAGTGGATCTGAATCACTTGCTGCTGCAGCCAACATTTTCATAGGTCAGACTGAGGCACCACTAGTCGTCAAACCGTATCTGGATAAAATGACAAAGTCAGAGATCTTGTGTCTCATGGTAGGTGGTATGGCTACAATTGCTGGTGGCGTGCTTGCAGCTTTTATAGCATTTTTAGGTGGTGATAGCGATGCCGAGAAAATCATCTTTACCAAACACCTGTTGACCGCATCTATTATGAGTGCGCCGGCAGCGGTAATCATTGCCAAGATGCTTTTTCCGGAAGTCAATAAGGATCAGATCAATCGCAAGCTGGACATTTCTAAAGAAAAAATAGGTTCTAATATCCTCGATGCCGTATCTCGTGGTACCACAGATGGATTGAAACTGGCGGTCAATGTAGGAGCCATGCTACTAGTTTTTACCGCAATTATGGCGGTTCTCAATTGGATGCTGGGCGATTTGATCGGTGCACCTACAGGACTTAATGACCTCATAGCAGAAAACACTGGTGGTCGCTATCAAGCCTTTTCCATGCAGTATATTCTAGGTAATATTTTTGCACCAGTTGCCTGGTTGATTGGTGTGCCGTTGGAAGATATCGTTGCAGTAGGTCAGCTGTTGGGTGAGAAAACTATTCTCAACGAATTCTTTGCCTATGGCTCATTGGCTACTTTAAAAAGTACAGGCGTCTTAGTTAATTATCGTTCCATTGTTATATCCACATACGCTCTTTGCGGTTTTGCAAACTTTGCTTCCATAGGAATCCAGATAGGTGGTATAGGCGTGCTGGCACCATCACAGCGCAAGGTTCTGGCAGGATTTGGTATAAAGGCTTTGATAGGTGGTACTTGCGCTGCACTGCTAACAGCGACTATAGCTGGAATGTTGTTTGGTTAA
- a CDS encoding thymidylate synthase — MKPNKTIEYHFGKVEYYDHYVIGRVNQDHTVDTAVAKAILTDLNSHYGKEPFVYISNRAFHHDVDISVYKLVNPRRIIGIAIITPNRHEIIPKASQEQAAYEGSFGIFPNEESAVSWAQSFFEDDDS; from the coding sequence ATGAAGCCTAACAAAACTATTGAATATCATTTTGGAAAGGTCGAGTATTATGACCACTACGTTATAGGTCGAGTCAATCAAGATCATACGGTAGATACAGCAGTTGCCAAAGCAATCCTCACAGATTTAAACAGCCATTATGGTAAAGAGCCATTTGTTTACATATCTAATCGCGCTTTTCATCATGACGTGGATATCTCTGTCTATAAGTTAGTCAATCCTCGCCGTATTATAGGTATTGCCATAATCACGCCTAATAGGCATGAGATCATACCAAAAGCTTCTCAAGAGCAAGCCGCTTATGAGGGTTCTTTTGGGATATTCCCTAATGAGGAAAGTGCAGTTTCCTGGGCTCAATCTTTTTTTGAGGACGACGATTCATAA
- a CDS encoding thymidylate synthase produces MKQYHDLLKLILEEGNDKGDRTGTGTRSIFGHQMRFNLQDGFPLVTTKKVHLKSIIYELLWLLKGDTNVKYLQENGVRIWNEWANSDGDLGPVYGHQWRNWNSEEIDQIKDVIRTLKNNPNSRRMMVTAWNPSVMPDTSQSFEANVAAGKAALPPCHAFFQFYVANNKLSCQLYQRSADVFLGVPFNIASYALLTMMMAQVCGYEYGDFIHSFGDVHIYANHHEQVKLQLSREPRTLPTIKLNPEIKDLFDFDYEDFMLENYDPHPAIKGKVAV; encoded by the coding sequence ATGAAGCAATACCACGACTTACTTAAACTTATACTGGAAGAAGGAAACGATAAGGGCGACCGCACAGGTACTGGTACGCGCAGTATTTTTGGCCATCAAATGCGCTTCAATCTGCAGGATGGTTTCCCGCTGGTCACGACCAAAAAAGTGCATCTCAAGTCCATCATTTATGAGCTGCTGTGGTTGCTCAAGGGCGATACCAATGTCAAGTATTTACAAGAAAATGGCGTGCGCATCTGGAATGAGTGGGCAAATAGTGATGGCGATTTAGGACCCGTTTATGGGCACCAATGGCGCAACTGGAATAGTGAGGAAATTGACCAGATCAAGGATGTGATCCGTACACTCAAGAATAATCCCAACAGCCGTCGCATGATGGTCACCGCGTGGAATCCCAGCGTGATGCCCGACACCAGCCAGAGTTTTGAGGCTAACGTCGCAGCAGGCAAAGCTGCCTTACCGCCATGTCATGCGTTTTTTCAGTTTTATGTAGCAAACAATAAATTGAGCTGCCAGTTATACCAGCGCAGTGCAGATGTTTTCCTGGGCGTGCCATTCAATATTGCCAGCTATGCGCTGCTCACCATGATGATGGCGCAGGTTTGTGGCTATGAGTACGGTGATTTCATTCACTCTTTTGGCGATGTGCATATCTATGCAAACCACCACGAGCAGGTCAAGCTGCAGCTTTCAAGAGAGCCACGCACATTACCTACCATAAAGCTCAATCCAGAGATCAAGGACTTGTTTGATTTTGATTATGAGGATTTCATGCTTGAAAATTACGATCCGCATCCTGCGATAAAGGGTAAGGTAGCTGTTTAA
- the egtB gene encoding ergothioneine biosynthesis protein EgtB: MNRPESYLDFFNQTRAATENLCKPLATEDYVVQPIVDVSPPKWHLGHTTWFFEEFLLVPYLPHYERYDERYAYVFNSYYESMGKRVVRTDRGNLSRPSVADVYKYRAHVNEHMQKLLASELATDAIPVIEIGIHHEKQHQELLMTDIKYILGNNPLLPKYGEVDHEVFVENHEQEWIEMPDGIYHIGHDTKEFCYDNELPRHRIFLEPYALSNKLVTNADWMEFMQAGGYTEVLLWHTEGWDWVSKNNIAAPNYWHNDENGEWFNYTLNGYEKINLEAAVTHISYYEAFAFAQWKGLRLPTEFEWEAAQDKLDYGKRWEWTESAYLPYPNYQKPDGALGEYNGKFMVNQKVLRGYSIATPDHHARPTYRNFFHPYLRWQFTGLRLAKSI, translated from the coding sequence GTGAACCGACCAGAATCCTACCTAGACTTTTTCAATCAGACGCGTGCCGCTACTGAAAATCTATGCAAGCCACTAGCTACCGAAGATTATGTGGTGCAGCCCATCGTTGATGTGTCGCCGCCCAAATGGCATCTGGGTCACACGACCTGGTTTTTTGAGGAGTTCTTGCTAGTGCCTTATTTGCCGCATTACGAGCGTTATGATGAGCGCTATGCCTACGTTTTTAATAGTTATTATGAGAGTATGGGCAAGCGTGTGGTGCGCACTGATCGTGGTAATTTATCACGGCCTAGTGTTGCAGATGTTTACAAATATCGAGCGCACGTCAATGAACATATGCAAAAGTTACTGGCGAGCGAGCTGGCTACTGACGCAATACCAGTGATCGAGATAGGCATACACCATGAAAAACAGCATCAGGAATTATTGATGACTGATATCAAGTATATCCTAGGTAACAATCCGCTACTACCAAAATACGGTGAGGTAGATCATGAAGTTTTTGTAGAAAATCATGAGCAGGAATGGATCGAGATGCCAGACGGTATTTATCATATAGGTCATGATACTAAAGAGTTTTGCTATGATAATGAGTTGCCTAGACATCGGATTTTTCTAGAGCCGTATGCGCTGAGCAACAAACTGGTCACAAACGCAGATTGGATGGAATTCATGCAGGCTGGTGGATATACAGAGGTGTTGCTGTGGCACACTGAAGGTTGGGATTGGGTTTCCAAGAACAATATAGCAGCACCCAATTATTGGCATAATGATGAAAACGGTGAGTGGTTCAACTACACACTTAATGGGTATGAAAAGATAAATCTTGAGGCTGCCGTAACGCACATTTCCTATTACGAAGCTTTTGCTTTTGCACAATGGAAAGGCCTGCGCTTACCAACGGAATTTGAATGGGAAGCTGCGCAGGACAAACTAGATTACGGCAAGCGTTGGGAATGGACTGAAAGTGCCTATTTGCCTTATCCCAATTATCAGAAACCAGACGGCGCGCTAGGTGAGTACAACGGTAAGTTCATGGTCAATCAAAAGGTATTGCGAGGATATTCTATCGCGACGCCAGACCATCATGCGCGACCTACTTACAGAAATTTTTTCCATCCTTATCTTAGATGGCAATTTACTGGTCTAAGACTGGCCAAATCAATATGA
- a CDS encoding L-histidine N(alpha)-methyltransferase, which produces MTKQEIFKKEFEQHVHDGLKAFPKYLSSKYIYDDKGDKLFQQIMDLPEYYLTGAEYNIINKHKADLRETFSSDNGFDLIELGAGDGKKTKVLLKELVDNKVDFKYIPIDISQSAIDELSNSLTDLFPSLDVQGEQGTYFKVLEKLSQYTQRPKVILVLGSNIGNLEHENAIEFLTQLKDIMSDHDSLFMGFDQKKDPLTIQNAYSDSQGVTQEFNRNLLYRINKEMNGNFPVEQFEHWEAYDPETGTAKSYLIATEPCEVEIADLNLAVSFKKWETIHTEISQKYDDDIVEWLSKKAGLTIAEIYEDDRKYFKNYLLKRA; this is translated from the coding sequence ATGACAAAACAAGAAATATTTAAAAAGGAATTTGAGCAGCACGTACACGATGGTCTCAAAGCTTTTCCTAAGTACCTGAGTTCAAAATACATCTATGACGATAAAGGCGACAAATTATTCCAGCAAATCATGGATTTGCCCGAATACTATCTTACGGGCGCCGAGTATAATATTATTAACAAGCACAAAGCTGATTTAAGAGAAACCTTCTCAAGCGATAACGGTTTTGATCTGATAGAATTGGGTGCTGGCGATGGTAAGAAAACCAAGGTCTTGCTCAAAGAGTTGGTAGATAACAAGGTGGACTTCAAATATATACCTATCGATATAAGTCAAAGTGCTATTGATGAATTGAGTAATTCTTTGACCGATTTGTTTCCATCGCTCGATGTACAAGGCGAGCAAGGAACCTATTTTAAGGTGTTGGAAAAGCTGTCGCAATACACACAGCGACCTAAGGTAATCTTGGTATTGGGTTCTAACATCGGGAATCTAGAACATGAGAATGCCATTGAATTCTTGACGCAACTCAAGGATATCATGAGTGATCACGACAGCTTGTTTATGGGTTTTGACCAGAAGAAAGATCCGTTGACGATACAGAATGCCTACAGCGATTCACAAGGTGTAACACAGGAGTTTAATCGTAATTTACTATATCGCATAAATAAAGAGATGAATGGCAACTTTCCTGTGGAGCAATTTGAACATTGGGAAGCCTATGATCCAGAAACTGGAACCGCAAAAAGCTACCTCATCGCCACAGAACCTTGTGAGGTAGAAATAGCAGATCTCAATCTAGCGGTATCGTTCAAAAAATGGGAAACAATCCATACAGAAATCTCGCAAAAGTATGATGACGATATAGTAGAATGGCTTTCAAAAAAAGCAGGATTAACTATTGCAGAGATTTATGAGGATGACCGAAAATATTTCAAGAATTATCTTCTGAAAAGAGCATAA
- a CDS encoding zinc metalloprotease produces MKKILLSLSVAAILASCSSNDQELEANINNDGVQTAELRKCFAAENYEKMLLDEDFRKNTELIEEQAQEYIAEALEKARKKPRGGGDTDGGGGSDPGDNLGVVNIPVYVHVIYSNNQENISDAQVNSQIQVLNEDFRKTNSDAGQVPTQFAGAAADSEVSFTLAGITRTASTRTSWGTNNAMKSSANGGVDVVDPANALNIWVCNIGGGILGYAQFPGGPAATDGVVISPQYFGNTGTAVAPFNEGRTGTHEVGHYLNLRHIWGDGRCRQDDFVSDTPSSDRANYGCPTYPTSNCRSADMTMNYMDYTNDACMYMFTNGQKARMRSLFTPGGARAALAGN; encoded by the coding sequence ATGAAAAAAATTCTTTTATCCTTGAGCGTAGCAGCCATTCTAGCTTCTTGTTCAAGCAATGATCAGGAGCTAGAGGCTAACATCAACAATGATGGTGTACAAACTGCAGAATTGCGTAAATGTTTCGCTGCTGAGAACTATGAAAAAATGCTTCTCGATGAAGATTTCAGAAAGAACACAGAACTTATTGAAGAACAAGCACAAGAATATATAGCAGAAGCTCTTGAAAAAGCCCGCAAGAAACCCAGAGGTGGTGGAGATACTGATGGTGGTGGCGGTAGCGATCCCGGTGATAACCTAGGCGTTGTAAACATTCCTGTATATGTTCACGTAATTTATTCTAATAACCAAGAGAATATAAGTGACGCACAAGTCAACTCTCAAATACAAGTGTTGAATGAGGACTTTAGAAAGACTAACTCTGATGCTGGTCAAGTTCCTACACAGTTTGCTGGAGCTGCCGCAGATTCAGAAGTTTCATTTACACTAGCTGGAATTACAAGAACCGCATCTACGCGCACTTCTTGGGGAACTAATAATGCCATGAAAAGCTCTGCAAATGGTGGTGTTGATGTAGTAGATCCCGCTAACGCTTTAAACATCTGGGTATGTAATATAGGCGGTGGTATTCTAGGATACGCGCAGTTCCCAGGTGGACCTGCAGCAACTGATGGTGTAGTAATTTCTCCACAGTACTTTGGTAATACTGGTACTGCGGTAGCTCCATTCAACGAGGGTCGTACAGGTACTCATGAAGTAGGTCACTACTTGAACTTGAGACATATCTGGGGTGATGGTAGATGTCGTCAAGATGACTTTGTGTCAGACACTCCATCTTCTGATAGAGCTAACTACGGTTGTCCTACTTACCCAACTTCAAACTGTAGATCTGCAGACATGACGATGAACTATATGGATTACACAAACGATGCATGCATGTACATGTTTACTAACGGTCAAAAGGCTAGAATGAGATCTCTATTTACACCAGGTGGTGCAAGAGCAGCTCTTGCTGGAAACTAG
- a CDS encoding DUF427 domain-containing protein, whose protein sequence is MKAIWNDKVIAESDDTKVVENNHYFPQDSIKKEFFSKTDHHTNCPWKGVASYYTLEVDGDKNENAAWYYPEPKDAAKEIEDHVAFWKGVQVVD, encoded by the coding sequence ATGAAAGCAATTTGGAACGATAAAGTAATTGCAGAAAGCGATGATACTAAAGTGGTTGAAAACAATCATTATTTCCCACAGGATTCTATTAAGAAAGAATTCTTCTCAAAAACAGATCATCATACCAATTGTCCATGGAAAGGCGTGGCTAGTTACTATACCCTAGAAGTTGACGGCGACAAGAATGAAAATGCAGCCTGGTATTATCCTGAACCGAAAGACGCTGCTAAAGAGATTGAGGACCATGTGGCTTTCTGGAAAGGCGTGCAGGTAGTTGATTAG
- a CDS encoding response regulator transcription factor — protein sequence MNNPAIKILFAEDEPSLAMIVKESLESRSFYVDHHLDGAAAYKAFEKESYDIAVLDVMMPKMDGYELAKRIRANNQAIPIVFLTAKSQTEDVLKGFDVGGNDYLKKPFSMEELIVRIHNLLDRKKVQTSSQEFGLGGYSFNFPQQKLVYQEQDAVKLTHRESHLLYHLIQNKNQVLDRSYILQKLWGNDDFFSGRSMDVFISKLRKKLASDPSLEIVNVRGYGYKLIES from the coding sequence ATGAATAATCCAGCCATAAAAATACTTTTTGCAGAGGATGAACCCTCACTAGCTATGATTGTTAAAGAAAGCCTGGAAAGCCGCAGCTTCTATGTAGATCATCATCTGGATGGCGCCGCAGCTTATAAGGCTTTTGAAAAAGAAAGCTATGACATTGCCGTGCTAGACGTTATGATGCCTAAGATGGATGGTTATGAACTGGCTAAAAGGATAAGAGCCAATAATCAGGCAATACCTATCGTATTCCTTACAGCAAAATCTCAGACAGAAGATGTACTTAAAGGATTTGATGTAGGTGGCAATGATTATCTTAAAAAGCCTTTCTCCATGGAAGAGCTGATAGTACGGATCCATAATTTACTAGATCGAAAAAAGGTACAAACGTCTTCTCAAGAATTTGGTTTGGGTGGTTATTCATTCAATTTCCCGCAACAAAAGCTGGTTTATCAAGAACAAGATGCTGTTAAGCTCACCCACAGAGAATCTCATTTGCTATATCACTTGATACAAAATAAAAATCAAGTTTTGGATCGCTCGTACATTCTCCAAAAATTATGGGGCAACGATGATTTTTTCTCTGGTCGTAGTATGGATGTGTTCATATCAAAACTGCGCAAAAAACTGGCCAGCGATCCATCATTAGAAATAGTGAACGTACGTGGTTATGGGTATAAGTTGATTGAGTCATAA
- a CDS encoding sensor histidine kinase, which translates to MNAIKYSRLLLLAAIVTLLTIAVQVYLLYKDFEVSEQDLNQDVRQILDDSVEDYFTLQATTNKIDLTQFTDSSSKKVTKFQEILTIIDLPKNQFKERIKELVDPDSIQVINSTINETPNKFYSDGTEKMLFGDIKKKNEKSANSTGGTTSFKFSSDNLEGEILEFSSRVVFSYKYNEIDLEVLDSLVQTDLQNEKIDIHYDFAYTFNDSLITLDRNIAGDTITNNNILIKVDSELKMVYGGQTSTILKRNLAGLSVSLILILVVMGCLFYLLQIIKRQKQITQVKNDLISNITHEFKTPIATASAALEGVQNFTGTTDSAKSDKYLEIGREQLVKLNVMVEKLLETATIDSEQLLLRKTRFDMTTTVSSAVNRNKTEKKVNVDLPKEEILIHGDEFYLDNAINNLIDNAIKYGGNVITVSLKKNRNLVELIISDNGKKLNRENSKLIFEKFYRVSKGNQHDVKGHGIGLFYSRAIIEKHGGTLTLSLDPTTFKASLPYE; encoded by the coding sequence ATGAACGCAATAAAATACAGCCGATTACTATTACTAGCAGCAATCGTTACCTTACTTACAATCGCCGTGCAAGTCTATTTATTATATAAAGATTTTGAGGTAAGTGAGCAGGATCTCAATCAAGACGTGAGGCAAATACTGGATGACAGCGTCGAGGATTACTTTACACTACAAGCTACCACTAATAAAATTGACCTGACTCAATTTACTGATAGCAGCTCTAAGAAAGTGACGAAATTCCAAGAGATTCTCACGATTATTGATTTGCCCAAAAATCAATTTAAGGAGCGTATCAAGGAACTGGTTGATCCAGATAGCATTCAAGTAATCAATTCTACGATTAACGAGACTCCTAATAAATTTTATTCAGACGGAACTGAGAAAATGTTGTTTGGCGATATTAAAAAGAAAAATGAGAAATCTGCAAACAGTACAGGCGGCACGACATCTTTCAAATTTTCTAGTGATAATCTTGAAGGTGAGATACTAGAATTTAGCAGTCGTGTTGTTTTCTCGTATAAATACAATGAAATTGATCTTGAGGTTTTAGACAGCCTTGTGCAAACTGATTTGCAGAATGAGAAGATTGATATTCATTATGATTTTGCCTATACATTTAATGATTCATTAATTACTCTAGATAGAAATATTGCTGGAGACACGATTACAAACAATAACATATTAATCAAAGTAGATAGTGAGCTTAAGATGGTTTACGGTGGACAAACAAGTACTATCCTTAAACGTAATCTTGCTGGATTATCAGTGTCCCTGATACTAATACTCGTGGTCATGGGTTGTTTATTCTACCTTCTTCAAATCATCAAACGACAAAAACAAATTACCCAAGTAAAAAATGATTTGATTAGTAATATCACGCACGAATTCAAAACACCCATTGCCACCGCAAGTGCGGCACTAGAAGGTGTGCAAAATTTTACTGGAACCACCGATAGTGCAAAATCAGATAAATATTTAGAAATAGGTCGCGAGCAGCTGGTTAAACTCAATGTCATGGTAGAAAAGTTACTTGAAACAGCAACCATTGACAGTGAACAATTGTTATTACGCAAAACCAGATTTGATATGACCACCACGGTATCAAGTGCCGTGAATAGAAATAAAACCGAAAAAAAAGTAAATGTTGATTTGCCCAAAGAAGAAATTCTTATCCATGGTGATGAATTTTATCTTGATAATGCTATTAATAATTTGATTGACAATGCCATAAAATATGGTGGTAATGTTATCACGGTAAGCCTGAAAAAAAATCGCAATCTTGTTGAACTCATTATAAGCGACAACGGCAAAAAACTGAACCGTGAAAATTCAAAACTGATTTTTGAAAAATTCTACCGGGTATCCAAGGGCAATCAACACGACGTCAAAGGTCATGGAATAGGATTGTTTTATTCAAGAGCCATCATTGAAAAGCACGGCGGTACATTAACATTAAGCCTTGATCCTACCACCTTTAAAGCAAGCTTACCATATGAATAA
- a CDS encoding GLPGLI family protein, which translates to MKKLTFLLSVVVYLAFAKANTARAQQEFKGVAYYTSKTTFKMKKDTASVKQQDPEKAEMQAMIREAFKKGSTADFKLEFSQTESMYEKEVELVAPKPSSGASITFSSSGPTSSTIYKNLQDQEFIMKDQIFGKDFLITDKLKTYQWQPTQETKQIGNYTCYKATYTPELTEEQKKAKEEKKEDAKKGSLFALMDDVDPTIEVWYTPEIPIANGPGEYHGLPGLILEVKERNTILLCTKIVMNPEEDFEIDQPRGGKTITQEKFDALQKKKMEEYQKKNGTKGFIVREVRTSN; encoded by the coding sequence ATGAAAAAACTAACTTTTTTATTGAGTGTTGTTGTTTATTTAGCTTTCGCGAAAGCTAACACAGCACGAGCACAACAAGAATTTAAAGGCGTTGCTTACTACACGAGCAAGACGACTTTTAAAATGAAAAAAGATACCGCTAGTGTCAAGCAACAGGATCCTGAAAAGGCTGAAATGCAGGCGATGATTAGGGAGGCCTTCAAAAAAGGAAGCACCGCAGACTTTAAACTAGAATTTTCTCAAACAGAGTCCATGTATGAGAAAGAGGTCGAGTTAGTGGCGCCAAAACCGTCAAGCGGCGCGAGCATCACTTTTTCATCTAGTGGACCAACATCCAGCACCATTTATAAAAACTTGCAGGATCAGGAGTTTATCATGAAAGATCAAATCTTTGGTAAGGACTTTCTCATAACCGATAAATTAAAAACCTATCAATGGCAACCTACTCAAGAGACAAAGCAGATAGGAAACTATACCTGCTATAAAGCTACTTACACGCCAGAGCTTACCGAGGAGCAGAAGAAAGCAAAAGAAGAGAAAAAAGAGGATGCCAAAAAAGGCAGCCTGTTTGCCCTAATGGATGATGTCGATCCTACTATCGAAGTATGGTACACTCCAGAAATTCCCATCGCCAACGGTCCTGGTGAATATCATGGATTACCAGGTCTTATCCTTGAGGTCAAAGAGCGCAATACGATCCTTTTATGTACTAAAATCGTTATGAATCCAGAAGAGGATTTTGAAATTGATCAGCCTCGTGGTGGTAAGACAATTACTCAAGAAAAATTTGACGCCCTACAAAAGAAAAAAATGGAAGAGTATCAAAAGAAGAACGGTACTAAGGGCTTTATAGTAAGAGAAGTGCGCACGTCAAATTAA
- a CDS encoding GLPGLI family protein has translation MKKYITALAFILITASAVAQDLYGEATYFSKTAVDKSWMEGNRDITPERRKRIEENLKKMNEKSYTLAFNRSEALWKENKELAAPGQSRGWGSFMGTSMGGEKYKDMTANTFIEQRDMMGKTFLIVDDLPQLEWNITGEMKQIGNYTAIKATAVKKNDELDMSAWRRRGRDDKKKKEEEEKKEDAATDEPTKLTDMFEKVDETVVTAWFTPEIPVQHGPADYGGLPGLILEVSANKTTLLCTKITMNPDERMDIEPATKGDETTLEVYNETFQKKMEEMSQRFRGGRGGRGGRRQ, from the coding sequence ATGAAAAAGTACATTACTGCACTGGCATTCATTCTTATTACCGCAAGCGCTGTTGCACAAGACCTATACGGTGAGGCTACCTATTTTTCTAAGACCGCTGTTGACAAAAGCTGGATGGAAGGAAATAGGGACATCACACCAGAGCGTCGCAAACGCATCGAGGAGAATCTCAAGAAGATGAATGAGAAAAGCTATACGCTAGCTTTTAATAGGAGCGAGGCACTGTGGAAAGAGAATAAGGAACTTGCAGCACCTGGTCAAAGTCGTGGTTGGGGTAGCTTTATGGGAACTTCCATGGGTGGCGAGAAGTACAAGGATATGACCGCAAATACTTTTATCGAGCAACGTGATATGATGGGTAAAACCTTTTTAATCGTGGACGATCTACCACAGCTGGAATGGAATATCACTGGCGAGATGAAGCAAATAGGTAATTATACTGCTATAAAGGCTACTGCGGTCAAAAAAAATGATGAATTGGACATGAGTGCGTGGAGACGACGTGGTCGTGATGACAAAAAGAAAAAAGAGGAAGAAGAAAAGAAGGAAGATGCAGCAACCGATGAGCCAACTAAACTTACCGACATGTTTGAAAAAGTAGATGAGACTGTTGTTACTGCTTGGTTTACTCCAGAGATTCCTGTACAACATGGTCCTGCTGATTACGGCGGCTTGCCAGGATTGATCCTTGAAGTAAGCGCAAACAAAACAACGCTGTTGTGTACTAAGATTACCATGAACCCTGATGAACGCATGGATATTGAACCAGCGACTAAAGGTGATGAGACGACCCTTGAGGTTTACAACGAGACCTTCCAGAAGAAAATGGAAGAGATGTCACAGCGCTTTCGCGGCGGTCGTGGTGGACGCGGCGGTCGTAGACAATAA